AGCCtgccacgttttttttttgtttttgtttttgttttaaatacataCTTGGTTTTATCTTACGCATTAAGAGCCTCCGTTATACGTGATCTGTCCTTCACGTTATACTATACATCACagcaaaaaaatattttacaagCTCTCTCTGAGCTGAACGAAAACTGTCACGTCAACGGTAAAGATCCATTCATTTGCGAGGCTGTCTGACAGCTTTATGAGCTGTTCCGGTGACGCTCCGCAAGGTCCTGCCATGTTCTGGGGAGACCCTGAACGGTTAAAGTAGTGGATGGGCTATCTAGCCCTGGCTGACTCAGCTGCTAATTAAAACCGTGACAGTTACAGGTCACGAGCGTCGTCTCCCTTGGCTACTGTAGTGGACTGCCTGAAAGAACGTGTAGTTTTGATCTTGTGACTTATTCTCCCACTTGAATTTCTTTGAAATATTAAAACAAAACTTAGATTTTCATTGTAAGGTACGGTTTCATGTAAAATCAAAACTAAACCATGGTCTAGTAAAGACAAAACGTGGATTTATTCACATCAGTTTTCGACATTTACTCACGTGCAGTTTTGGGATACTGTTTCAAACATTTCGTTTACCATTCTCTGTGTGGTgaggaaataaacaacaactatACACACATACCTTCAGCACAACTTTGGATCGTGAACAATAATTTACTACACATGCTATACGCACAGTTGTGGGCATTCTTTGAGTGCTGAGCCTAATGGCTGCCAAAAATCAGCATGTCCTTTCAAAAGCAATGTGTGTCCACCTTGAGGGAGCGAAAGGAAAAGCAAGGCAGATGACAATATTCACGAGTTCCTGCTCAGTCCTGACAACAGATCTTTACAAACACCCAACTGTCACGCTTCTTGTCCTTCATACATTCTGCGAACACAACGAACAAAGATCTAAGTCTTCACTCGTCCAGCAAACAGCGctatgtacaaaacatttctggCACTTTTCTCCGTCAACAAATCACATTCCTCTGGGTTCGTTCCCGCACATCTGTTCCACAACCGACTCTCCctgaggggaggggtgtagtggtgAAGGAGTTTCGTCCCTGTAGTTTAATTAAACACCCTTTCTCACCATTATCACATTCAGGCTTCTGCCTAGGTTGCTGACAAAACGTTCCTGTACACACAGCCCAACGCTCCCCCTTACGGTGACACCAGAGCGTCAAGAGGATACTTTAGTTTCCATCAAAGCAGTCACCTGTAGGAGCTGATGTTGCTGACAAAACGTCCCTGTACACGCATCCCAGCGCATCCCGTTATGGTGACGCCAGAGCGTCAAGAGAAGAGAAAGTTTAGTTTGGTTTCCCTCAAAGCAGTCACCTGTAGGAGTTGATGTTGCTGAGAAAACGTCCCTGTACACATATCCCAACGCACCCCGTTATGGTGACGCCAGAGCGTCAAGAGAAGAGAGAGTTTAGTTTAGTTTCCCTCAAAGCAGTCACCTGTAGGAGCTGATGTTGCTGACAAAACGTCCCTGTACACACACCCCAGCGCACCCCTTTACGGTGACACTAGAGCGTCAAGAAGAGAGTTTAGTTTCGTTTCCCTCAAAGCAGTCACCTGTAGGAGTTGACCCTGCGCGGCATGCCCCCTGCCAGGTCCGCAGATTGAGGCCGGGACTCCAGCAGACTGTGGCTGGCGTACACGGGCTGCGACCTCCGCTGGGCGTTGAAGTAGTACTCGTCACCCTCCGCAGACCTCCGGGGGCTTCTCGAGCCCTGCAGCGCCATCTCGCTCTTCATCACGTTGGCCGGCAGACTGCGCATGAGCATGGGGCTGCCCCCTAGCGGCGTGCCAGAGTGGGGCCtggcggaggaggtggaggaggaaaggaagggctGTCGCCGCATCATCACCGGCTCGTCGAAGGAGTCCTCGTAGTCTGTGGGCGGGACGAAGTCGTCCTGAAGGGGCTCCACCACGTTCACCGGCACCgggttgttggtgctgctgctgctgttgctgcggcTGTACACGGGGGGGATGGCGCggtcaccaccaccgctaccaccgtTGCTGCCGGCGCCGTCcgagtggtgggagtggtgggaggtGCGCGAGCTGCGCGTGCCGTAGGGCGAGGtgtgcggggagtgggggtgggggttgtgggggtgggggtgggcggcgcGGCGCAAGGCCGGGGACATGGCCGGGGACCTCGggtaaccccctcctcctcctccgccaccaccaccacccctctcctgccGCGGCGGATACACGAACTCGTCCACGCCCTGGGAGGTCGGCGACACCCGGTTGTTGTTCTCCTGAGGGTAGGAGGCCTGGGGGCCAGCAGGGGGGTAGGGGCCGGCAGGGAAGCGGTTGAGGACGCtgtccatcccccctcctcccccgtcgcTGCCCGGGGAAGCCAGGTCGATGCCGCTCTCCTCGGACCCGTTGCGGGGCCGCAGCTCGGCCGCCCCCTCGCCCACCACGCTCAGGTTCATGCAGCGGCGCTGGTTGATGTCCAGAAGGTTGCCCCGGGCACGACTGTTTTGGGAGGGGACACAAGGCATTCAGCGTTACTTCGTTATCGTTCACGTTCTGTCAGGTTGTGTCTTAGCTAGTTAACAGGCAGTCATCTTTACATCATTGTTCTCGTCAGGCTTTGTCTGTTAGTTGTCTGTTTATGGGCATTGGTCGTTACATCATCGTttacgtctcccccccccccccccccccccccccactcgatttttttccttccctcgtctaatatcacttacagtgaaaagacgttaaactaaagaacgaacgaacaaatgtttACGTTAGTCAGGCTGTCTTTCTTAGTTGCACGTTCTCAAAAATATCAGGGAAGGGGTGTtatcaagaagagagagagagagacaggcagagagaaccagggggggagagagggggtggggggggggggtgacagagatggaggaggggaggaggacgaACTCAGAGAGAAAGCgcgtttcagagagagagacatagaggcagagaaagagagacagacagacagacagacaaaagcaaagacagagaaaagccagagaaaaacacaaagacagaaccTGCAAAAATACTGCCAAATatcaaggacacaacactcaaTCCACACCCCTGTACACAACACATTAGTACTTCATAAAAATTTACCACAACGTaaacacaacccacaccacaaagcccaaaacacacacaaacacacacacacacacacacaaattcgaactaaaaatcaaaataaaaaagcTGACaaggaaaagataaaaaaaaaccagatACAGAACTATCAAACTCATTGTTGCTCGCAGGCTGAAAAGATACAAGGGAagacaagcacgtacacacgagACGTCACGGACCACTGACTCCAGACCTCGAGGGCGAACGACACTACAACAGCGAGAGCgactatctgtcttgtcttgtcttgtcttgtcagtccGATGTCCATCGCATGCGATCTGCCCAGAGGCATCGTGTTAAGACGAAGTAAGCAGGGAGGCAACGAGTGTGAAACGTAAACATcacttttgttttgatgtttttggTCTGCGGCTGAGATTCCGTGGACTTGCTAAGATGAGTGGGATTGGTCTTGATCTCTCTCTATGTATTGTCTATAAttatcagtatctctgtctctctctctgtctgtctctctcaaccgtaccacccccacacccccaaccccaatgtTACCAACAGGCCTGCACAGGGCTTCGGCGCCAGTCACCGAAGAAGATCTGAAACGTTGAGAAGACAAGACTCTCTCTCAGGCGGGAACTGTTGTTTTTGGTCTGCGGCTGAGATTCCGTGGACTTGCTAAGATAAGTGGGATGGGTCTTGATCTCTCTCTATGTATTGTCTATAATCATcagtatctccgtctctctctctctgtctctctctctctctgtctgtctctgtctctctcaacagtaccacccccacacccacaaccccaatGTTACCAACAGGCCTGCACAGGGCTTCGGCGCCAGTCACCGAAGAAGATCTGAAACGTTGAGAAGACAAGACTCTCTCTCAGGCGGGGACTGTTGTTTTTGGTCTGTGGCTGATATTCCGTGGACTTGCTAGATAAGTGGGATGGGTCTTGATCTCTCTCTATGTATTGTCTATAATTATCagtatctcttgtctctctctcagtctgtctgtctctgtctgtctgtctgtctctcaacagtaccacccccacacccccaaccccaatgtTACCAACAGGCCTACACAGGGCTTCGGCGCCAGTCACCGAAGAAGATCTGAAACGTTGAGAAGACAAGACTCTCTCtcaggcggggactggatgtaaaaaagcacatcggtacttatctattatcctcgaaataaagaatttgttttgtcttgtcttgtcttgtcctctctctctctctctctctctctctctctctatatatatatatatatatatatatatatatgtgtgtgtgtgtgtgtgtgtgtgtgtgtgtgtgtgtgtttgtgtgtgtgtttcagtgcataTGCATCACAAGTAAACGTGTGTATGATGGCGCATGTAAATGTGCAAAAACGCAGGCTTGAAACATATGGTCGTGCACACTTTCCAGACAAACTAGTACAGACTGCAAACACCAGAGACGTTCGTCAACGTTTCTCTTTTCTTaagagttttctctctctctctctctctctctctctctctcttccttgctcGCGTGCgcgggtgaatgtgtgtgtgtgtgtgtgagtgtgaaagaatATTTTCTCTAGTGAATCATTGCTCACCCATTTTTCTACtttcagtggagagagagagagagagagagagagagagagagagagagaggaatctttCGCGactccaaaaacaaagaaaaaacaaccaccaatttTGGCGCATGTGTTCAACACATACGCCCCCCACCATCaaagacataaatacacacacgcgcacgcacacacaacgcaaacataaatctcccccaccacacacacacacagaaagaaagatatacaaacatacacacactctcacactgcAGACATGACAAATATTCCTGCTTCAAGCTGACCTGATTTACGGCCAAAGCACAGAAGGGGTCActtctgaccaccaccaccaccaccacccacctcccacagaGCTAATCCGTTTGCACACAGTGGGGCTAAGCCTCTGAACGGGGTACAGCCCACCACGCCT
The DNA window shown above is from Babylonia areolata isolate BAREFJ2019XMU chromosome 29, ASM4173473v1, whole genome shotgun sequence and carries:
- the LOC143302164 gene encoding uncharacterized protein LOC143302164 gives rise to the protein MSFFSKKKDKESKQKEVKEKEKEREDQQGGKKSQFYVEFLGWMECRGVRGRRFTDPAIQELKRRQKKMDQPPKLTIQLTARELRISQDVEEKRKRSIKKVTFPPIPARDVTYVVQATRPSDNRLDDVVACIFLGYMPRTGKYVHVHVYRFDEPSTASTFAKLMGGLVADNLNRINDVERELAEKGEIDDPGLNLSDGLSEHATTGTDSAAGSVSGSGGLSENGSPTFGSDDMDADLQSLNDVQPFDSVAEELKYRLRMGGDAPLLLPPKDYDTISRARGNLLDINQRRCMNLSVVGEGAAELRPRNGSEESGIDLASPGSDGGGGGMDSVLNRFPAGPYPPAGPQASYPQENNNRVSPTSQGVDEFVYPPRQERGGGGGGGGGGGYPRSPAMSPALRRAAHPHPHNPHPHSPHTSPYGTRSSRTSHHSHHSDGAGSNGGSGGGDRAIPPVYSRSNSSSSTNNPVPVNVVEPLQDDFVPPTDYEDSFDEPVMMRRQPFLSSSTSSARPHSGTPLGGSPMLMRSLPANVMKSEMALQGSRSPRRSAEGDEYYFNAQRRSQPVYASHSLLESRPQSADLAGGMPRRVNSYR